The following nucleotide sequence is from Solea senegalensis isolate Sse05_10M linkage group LG19, IFAPA_SoseM_1, whole genome shotgun sequence.
AAGTTGAGGCAAACACCACAGTCTGTCTCAATGAGACGTCAAGTATGTTGGATATGAAATCCTGCAAGAATATTTATATAGCGTAACTGCCTATTCACCAagctttttgtatttttggattcattgcacatttattttaaagcgaaTAAGGATATGTTTTACTGGCATCAATTcgacacatgtttattttggcATTCAATCAAAATAGTGGCAATAACATTTTGCATCTGTAACAAAAAGCattagtattttgtttttattattattataatagataTATTTAGATACCACTGTCCCCACTCTGTCAGATTTTGTGATTTGTCTTGATATTGTGAATGTCTCTGATGTTATTTGTGGCTGACGTTTAACTTCCGAAGCTCGTCAGTGAAGTGTCTGCCCTTCCTGAAAGGCAGCTCGGAGGCCACATGCATAATCACAGtgtccccccccaccaccaccaccaccaccaccaccactctggCTCCAGGAAGCGTTAAAGTGTCTCCTCCTGTGAGCGGCAGCGCTAATTCGAGATGCGAGTGTCGCGGATACAGTTCAGTTCAGCAGATGCCAACGCTGCGAGATTCACTGCTGTGCCTGGCACTCTGAAATTAAAGGAACAATGTGTGGCTGCTCTGTCTGCCGGGTGTCACAACACATGATTTGAAACAAGTTCATCCTGTTCACTGATATCTGGCGGTGTGAGCAGCTTCCTTCTGATGTGAATGTCAACAGCACACTTAGGGTTATGGTCGGGTCAAAgctgaaatgttttaatgaggAGAAATTCACCTTTAAGAGTCGCTCAGGGTTTCTGTTGGCAGCGTCGTCACATTCCTGACTCCATTTTGTTGGTTTTGCTGTTTTGAATTCCTCTGgatggtaaaaagaaaaagtgaaaggaGGAATGTTTTCCTTTGTCGTAAACTTGTTTACTGTTATGTCTGACAGTGTGTCgcaatgtaatataatgttaaaaaagtgtgtgaagaCACTTTGAGGCATAACTCATTTTGacagaattgtttttgttgagttataattttgttttataaagcagaagaaaccagaaaacattcacattttagaagcggGAAAGTCAGATCAATTGTCAACATaacaattcatcaattattaaaatagtcgatgattaatttagttattgatTTATAAGCAACAAATCCTTGCAACCCTAAAAAAATGTAGAAGATTTATCAATTGTTCGAAATTGTGACAGTGAATTGTGGTCATCGTTCACACTGGGGGGGACATTGGTAGAGGTTCAAGGATTCAATATGATTAAAAagcatatatacatgcatatacaaCATAAGTAGTACAATTGTACTCGGTTGTATTTTcctaaaatatatattttttatttatatgtttatttcggccatttagatcactcatcacccAGCATTGTAGTTCACagaatacacataaccgaaagggaaaacGGGAGAAGCCagaagcttatctagtcccgctcCCATTATCATCacacattacttttttttttctttttttttttaaatgacatttgacaaagaaaacgtgtttcagcatcaggtagcactcagagatatagtctagctcttgacagtcaaatcagactccatgtgtgtctgtacatgtgtccatgatattTCGTCGCGCGTGACagtctcgacttgttgcctggcatattcaacttcccaaaagtcacGAAATGATCCAATCAATAGATGTCaatgcatcatttttttttattttttttttttccatcccttTAGTCGTCCATCTCATCTGTAGGATTTGCCTCGCTTtgcttctccattcttttcacGTGCCCGAGGGTTGTGGAGACGTCGGAGCTTAGCCCAATCATGACTCTCTTTGCTATTGCGCTTTCCACCTTCACATCGATCAATTCATTGGTCATCTCACTGCCGATCTTTCTCAGTTCCCGGTATTGCAGGAACATTCCCCATCCCAGGGAGAGCATTCCGATcatcatgaatgtgaatatgtacacatCCTCGACTTTCCACTTATCCCATCCGTCCCGAATGTAGCCAGCCGTCAAGGTCCCATCTGGGCAACTAGGTTCACCAGAACCTGCACTTTTTGTCGATCGCATTCATTGACCAGCTTAGCAGTTCCATCTTGGATCAATTCATCCTCCGTAGTGACTTATTTCACAGTGGCAGCTAAATACTtctcatgtgtttacatttgtatcagctgttgtttgggtacattcgcttttttgtaatttttctttttgtttggttgataTAATGATGACAATGTGTTCACTCGATTAATCAAGCACAAAAGTCAGAACATGTTTATCGTTGTTTCCaaaaacttggaaatgatgatgttttcaaatgtcttctgTTGATAGCTTTTATAATCAGGCCAAAAATGCTACTATTGCTTGCTGTGCCACTCTTACTGTACTTACCCTAGCTTTAACCaccagaccttttttttaaaggagctAATCGTCAATAtaacatcagaaaacatgtATATTTCCCGAAGCTGTTAATAAAAGACAGATTCACACTCGTGGAGCCTGAAGTTGTGAATATTTACATGGTTTTcttgttaattattaatcataactGCAAGTTTTTCCATTGACCTACATAATCTGGATAAATATACAACTCCAAACTAGAAGAATGACACATGTTTACCTGTGGTATATTATATCTGTGACACGTTGCTGAGGGGACGTGTCGTCTTAAATTTAACTGTCTAATTTAGGCCTGTCTTCCTCCTGAGACAAGCGCTCCCCTTTGAAAACAAGCTCACACCAGCGTCACTTTCGGTCTTTAAACTCCACGTCTCTTCAGTTTAATAATACTTCATTGAGCCATTGCACGTCagaattcacatttaattaactCGCTATCGGCGAGAGAACGTGCAAACAGTTCCACCACAGCAGAGTGTGTAGATTTTGCCTTCTTCTCATCGGCACTTGCTCttgataaaacaaaagaaaaatgaagctTCATTAagctcatgtttttgtttctgtctgcagGTGCACGTTCAGGTTTCCCAGCACAAACATCAAGATCACATTCACGGCGCTGTCGAGCGGGAAGAAGGCGAGGCGTGACGCTCCGGAGTCCCCCGTGAAGCCAGTGCAGCCGCAGATCTCCCCGCTGACCATCAACATTCCAGACAACATCGCTCACCTAATGAGCCCACTGCCGTCGCCAACTGGCACCATCAGGTACTCGCTGCTGCAGATGAGATGCATTCACTGAGTGCTGCTGTAACTCATCTGCtcctgtgatttgttttaccCAAATCTCACAATATTTGAGATACGTTGAAGTCATAAGTCAGGTtgttttaagtgtggttgtgtgaagAACCGTCACCTATGGCACTTCCCCACTACACAGGTCCAGCACAAGTTGGCACCGCTCGTTTCCCATTACTATAGCTCCGCCTCAAAATGGGTGCGTGATGTGGTTTTTATGCgtgacacaaactagtgacctgtaaagcagttgttttggctgtaactgaatcattagaatcagaatggttgagtacttcctgcatgaccagagtcactgaactgaaataccactgaacgtggttgtgattcggctcacgtgCGATCCTCGGCTTTCAGCAGGGATGTCGCTaaatttcctttgctaaatgttggagattaacacatgttttcgaAGTAAATCTGAAGAtaagatttcaaacaccaaagttaTAAAATAACTAATTTTAACCAACCGACGGaggccacagtggatcatcaaCTGATGTTaaaacgatgattttctctgtggactttggtctGTGGAGCACACGGTTCACaaagaaacttcagtttctagtCAGACGAGCCTGTTTAACAGCAAGATTAAGTGACAAACATAATCTTAAAATACCATAGCCTGAAGctggtatttatttttattgcgtTATTCCTTTGTGTTGACTATGTTTCAGTACCTCAAATAACCGCGATCCCTTTAAGGGAGTGCATGTTCTAAAAACCTTGCTTCTTAATGACTTTCAGGTCTAAGTTTAGCACTTCCCTCTGTCAGTGCTGTAAGCCTGTAGATTTCCAATCCCACATCAGTGGGTGGCTGTAAGGAGACTTCACCCACACATCGCCGCTACGCGACCTTTAGTTGTTTTCTGACCTTGACGATTTCTGTGTGCGTTGATCAGCTTAGGCTTAGGTCAGTGACTGCAGGGCAACTCCCACCTCACACCCTGAGATCCTCTCAGCCCCTGATCTCATCCGGGTGGCTGCAAACCAGTCAGGTTTCTTCTGTCATACAAGTTTgtccaatatcacaaccttgactGTGCACCGTTACCGATGTCAGTCCATCGTcgactgtgtttttaagtgtttgaatCATCTTAGTTGGTCACGTGGCGGTGGTGGCGGACTGAGTTCAGTCAAGTATTTGTGTCATATTAAGGTTTTATGCATGGTGTAGGATTATACTTAATTTATCAGATATCCAATCCAGTTATTTTGGCCACTATCGGACCACAAGTCCTTATTTACTCGTTGGATAAATGGTGGAATGTTTGtaccttttttaaaagcaaacaaatagaGATTGACTGTTTTATCTGGCCAATATTTGCCCATTtctttgattatttattataaattagCTTCTTGAAAGAAAATTTGTTCTCTGAAACTTGGTAAATGTTGCCACTCGTACTTGTATTTTTTGCAGGATTTTTGATGACTTGTGTAATGTATTTACTATTAAGTTTGTAAGTTTTTATAGCAGTGCAGACGTAAAATCTAGAACCATTAATGTTCATGTACCGGTTTCTGGATAAAATCTAATCGTGGTCTTCagactgaacaaaaacacagtaaatgtgttattcaaacgaaaatgagaataattaagCAAATagatattaatataaaatggtTCAAGTGTCCCCGTCCGCTGACTGTGCCGTTGTTCCCTCCCAGTGCTGCTAACTCGTGCCCCTCCAGCCCACGCGGCGCTGGATCCTCGGGCTACAGGATGGGCGGTCGCATGGTCAGctctgcagagctgcagctttTAAACGACAACTCCCAGCCCGAGAACGACAAAGACGCCTCCGGAGGAGACAGTCCAAAGGTGAGAAAAGTAACATTTGAAAACTGGATTCATTGACTGAAGTGAAATGaatctgcaaacacattttaaatgggtTTACATTCGCACTGCACAATATCAATATATCATGACATTAGACAAGATGTCGTCTTCATATTGTGataaagtatctgtgatgacttttcctgcttttaaaggctgttgtgTTGATATTAATCGTATTTCTTCTATTGAGTACATTTGTGTAATACACTACACATGATGTGTATTGAttgaaaaatacatgaaattgccagttttatatttaaaaaaaaaaaagcatacagTAATAACACGTCTTAAATTTAAGCCTAATTGTTTATGTTCTGGCAGAATGTTACTATATTTATAGgttcatttcattgtttctaacacacgtaaatatccttcattcagtgtttaaaagccgaagaaataaaccaggtattacCATGGTATTATTAAATGAAAAGTGTATTTTAACAGCATATAATACAGAACATAAACagcctgtgtgcagctttatatccatgTATCTCCTATATCGGGGTATAGACTGAAAATATCCAGATATCATTTATAAGCCATATGGCCCAGCCTATATTTGTGTAATAGATAAAAGATATGAGatttacaaaatatatatatgtaaagaaaaatacaatttaaagtaaaagaGGTAGAAGGTAGAAAAGATATTAGAAAAATAGGTCATACACCTCTacagttttctttcttgtttcttAAAAAGGCTGTAattcctcctctgctccacaGGATGACTCCAAACCTCCGTACTCCTATGCACAGCTGATAGTCCAGGCCATAACGCTGGCCACGGACAAGCAGCTCACACTAAACGGAATTTACAATCACATCACAAAGAATTATCCTTACTACAGGACTGCAGACAAGGGCTGGCAGGTGAGACTTCAGCCTcatgttcttcttctgttacCTGCTGAGGAgcaacaatcaaaaaaaaaagcattgtgtGATTCCCTTTTTTCTGTTTGCAGAACTCGATCCGTCACAATCTTTCGTTGAACCGTTATTTCATTAAAGTGGCGCGGTCGCAGGAGGAGCCCGGCAAAGGCTCGTTCTGGAGGATAGACCCGTCCTCGGAGGGGAAGCTCATCGAGCAGGCGTTCAGGAAACGAAGGCCCCGCGGTGTCCCCTGCTTCAGGACCCCGCACGGACCCCTCTCCTCCAGGTCTGCCCTCACACCCACCGTTAGTTTGTCtgtatgaaatgtattttattcgGAGGGAACCCCCTTTGAGATGCATCGTCTGGTTTTCATGGGAGGTCTGATACCAGAAAAGTCAACACGACAGTGACAAAATACTTAATCAGAGAATAGGTCAAAAAAAGTTGCAGCCTTGACTATATAAGCAATATAATACAATGAAATGAGTTGCAATACAAAGCAATCTTAAATAATGGTTACACAAAAATGGACATTTCTAAGTCAAAGATACTTTTCACAAGAAGCTCAAAACGTGACAAATATTTTCCCTACAGAAGGAACCCTAAAAGACCTCAGCTCATTTTGTTCAAATTTGTTTAAGATGATTAAGAGAGTTAATCATTTGgttgataaaatgtcagaaaatatggATCTGActgtgatgatgttctcaaatgtctcaccaaaatgatgatttatttttttctatggagcaaagaaaccagaaaatattcacatttaagaagctaaaaaaatgtgaaaacctatttttaatagtggaaaaaaatgattgatCGGTTGACTattaatttagtcattgatTAACAGTCAgttaatagttgcagccctcaTCATTACATGTTAAGCAATTATGTTGTACCGGTCGGCAAATCGAGGAAATTCTCTATTTTATTTCCTGTAATTGGCCGCGATGTGTATTTATAGCAGTGTCATCAGCATATCATCgtattcatcacatttaagCTCAGGTTGTTTCCGTCGTAcagtctgacctttgacctttgacctttgtccCCACACCGTCTCAGGAGTGCACCGGCGTCTCCCAATCACTCGGGGGTGCTCTCCGCTCACTCCAGCGGCGTCCAGACCCCCGACAGCCTATCACGGGAAGGCTCCCCGGTTCCGCTGGAGCTGGACACGTCCGCCGCCGCTCCCGTTCCGACGACCGCCACCGCAGTGGTCCAGCCCAAACTGGCAGTCATCCAGGAAGCACGCTTTGCACAAAACACATCAGGTAAAAGGAAAAGTGTGCTggtcatattttgtttttgttttttttgtctttttaaatggttCGTAACTCCTCATCTCTGTGCTGTTGCACTGCAGGCTCGCCTGTGAACAGCCAGCCGGTTCTCATAGCAGTCCAGCGTCAGTTACCTCAAACCATCAAGCCGGTGACGTACACCATGGCGTCCCCGGTGAGCACCAGCGCCTCGCAGCCCGCAGTCCAGACGGTCCACGTCCTGCAGCAGATCCCCTCTGCCGTCATCGCTCAGCCAGCCACCATCATCAAGAGCGAGCCGCAGGAGAATGGAGAGcacacagaggtcaaaggtgagtcacaatttgtttgttgtaacacgattttgtgacttttaccttctttttaaaatacagaatGGGAACAAACCGCTTGATATTTCACAGTAAAGCATAGTTAAGGTTTAGGTAAACAAGGGAAAGCGGATTTTAGCGACTTGACCAAACTAAATCAAATTAAGATAAATATTAATaccttaaaggcgacatagaatgcttgtatcacacatatatgttagttatggaggtctacttacatatattaacttgttttcatgattaaaaacctcctaatcgctgcaaacgagccgatcaaaatatctcctcacttacgctctcgtcagccgcgctgtttcagaccaaaaccacacccccagaacgtggaccgtgttgtgattggccagccaacaagagctttcctactgtcctgtcattggccaggtacctggaagtgacgtaatagataggccagctctcagatacacagctccccctctggcacggtggatgctctgcatctcagcagctacaacgagagtagttcttgttcttctgtggttgaatgtacgcaaccggatgtgcccggactagtgcccgcaccaggaggcgctacagtggtgagaggagtggtgaggatttctgatgacgacatcaaattaaggaagtgccgatccgcttcgcagagcccaggaaaacaatacaacactattttctcagcagtggctgaactgtttgttctgaaactttagggtttcataaacgagttaatgacgcagatacacacacaaacgcagcgttaattggagcttcctgtctatgtcgcctttaaaaatAAGCATGCAGCCGAGTGGGAGCAGTTTGTTGCCCTGCAATCTGCTAAGAAGGATAACGATAGCCCCCAAACAACACAGAGGCAGGTAACGTTAGCCGCTTCATTCGCACACAATACCCCGTATGAAAcggaaggaaaaaaagtcacatcGCCAAAGATATGGTTCCCATATATACCATAGAAAAGGTTGGCTTCATCCACATGCTGAAAGCGATAGACCTCGGTTACcaatcttttgtttgtttaaaacaaactcGCCCAGCCCCGGTCACAATCAGTCATTATTTGAATAATAAGTCACACTGATTAATCTGAAAGTCTTTGCCACTTGAACGaactgaaggaggcagcagtacaTCAGcgactcctgtgagctgtgatgtaaaatcactgattttctctatgagttTGGTGCAGAAAGAAAGGTGGTTTACAAAAGAGGAAAGGACGTGGTGTTACTGTGAGATAAAGCCGCAAACATCTTCTAATCATATAACTTTTGGGCTTTTGCtaatgtttgtctttgaaatgttttcGGTCCTCTTCAGTCAAAGTGGAGACAATTCCCACCATCACCTCTATAGGCGGCTCCAGTCGCATCATCCAGAGCTCCCAGTCAGCCACGCCCCTGCAGACTGTTACCATAGTGCAGGCTCCCCTGGGTCAGCACCAGCTGCCCATCAAGGCCATCACGCAGAACGGCACCCACAGCATCACCACTGCCCTCCAGGGAGCTGTCAGCTCAGGTGAGACGCGCTCGGGGGACTGGGTGTGGCCTCGTTTGTGGAGCTGTGGCTCGCTAACGAGGATCGTGTCCATgagctgtttatttgtttgaattatGGGAAAATGTTAAACTGTACAGCATGATTGTGTGACAATATTTCTAAGATAAGATTGTGATATAATCGTTAAATGACGAGTCGGCTCTGGTTATCCATGGaaatatcaacacagacacctttattttgaaatcaggTGAAATATCGTAATAAGTGTtattatttcactgtgttttcctcaTAAAACTTACAAAAAAAGTTCCAGGCCCtcaatagacatgggtcattaaaatcctttaaggtttgtgtatttaaaaaaaatccaagccCTTAAAGGTTTTTCcgcatgggtccttgaaatccctGAAAGTTTGTGTTTACATCTCTGacactcttctgtctctctcttcagctCCCGCCGCGGCGAGCCCCCTCCACCTGCTGGCAGACCACGCCTCCGCCTCCGCCTCCCTCCCCACCAAACGGCAGAACGGTGACCAGCAGGCGAGCGAACAGCCGGACGCCAAGCGCATCAAAACGGACGCCGGTGCAGACTCGGACTCGTCGGCAGCAAACGACCAAGGCAGCCTTCCCAACTAATCTGCAGCACCACACGCACCAACACCACCACGTCTCCcacccctctctcccctcttgttttttttttgtttgtttctcctgcTTCTCCCACCGACTCCAGTCGTGCCAAACGGAGAGGATTCTTATCATTTTTCCACCTTTTATCTTTGCTGGAGCGTcagaagggaagaaaaaataaataacgtgCATCCTCCCTGAAAGACTGGAACTCAAAAGGttcctccccccctctcccACCCTCTGTGAGCCGCTAAAACAGGAGAGTGACTAAACCACGACCACAGGAAGCCTTAACAACGACCGGGAGCCGACATGTGACGCGTCGTCGTCGTCGCGCGGTCAAAGCGGCGACGGGGGAGACTGAGCTCGGGCTGGACGCCAAACCTTTCTGTCGCATCTACCTCAGAGCAGACGGGAGACTCCGGCGCCCTCCTCAGTCCACGAGTGCCAGCGACGagcatttaaaaggaaaaaacttaacagtagtaataataataatgatgataaatattAAACGGTCATCGCGTTCAGAAAGGGATCAACTCGGAGCCAATATTCCTGAAACTCTGGCAGCTAGCCTCTCACGACACTGACCTTCCATTTATCGCAGCAGCTGTACGTAGATAATGCAGTATTTTGTCGTTCAACACGTGGATGCATAggaatttttcaaaaacaaaaaaaacacctgtatTTTCACCTCATCgagatttaaataataatttaattaaaggAAGTGTTCAAATCGGTTATTACACTTGCGTTTTTTCTTTCGTTTCCAAATGTGAACTTTTCCGTTTGTGACGCGATGAAATAGTTTTCgcactctttctttctcactcttccgttctttctttctttccccccgTACGAGATACCGTATAcctttacatattttaatactTGCACAGATTAACCCGTATAAGCATATGAAACCTCCATGTGTAGTTCCAGATGTTGACGTTGCATGTAACTGACAGagaaactgtaaaactgtacGTTGAACCTGAGGaagaataagacaaaaaaaagtagaagaaaaaacaaccaagaCCCGCTTTGTTCAGAAAAACCCGACCTGCACTTGACGAAACGTTcgtgttttcatttccttttcatttctttaaatgttcctcttcttcttcctccttttcttcacGTTCCCGGCCGTGTTGACGTTGTGGTGTTGGCAGACCCCGCCCACCTTCACCCACACGCCCCACCCACCAAACCAAAAccaaccccacccccccttcCCTCCGTCTTTTACTCGATTATTTTACTCCGCTCTGGCGACGCGACGAGTCCGTTTTCTGATCGTTCCAAAAACAGtagtaaaggaaaaaaatttgatgtttgttctgcttcagtggagaaatgctttttttaaataaattaatttaaagccCATTTCTGTATCTGCATCTTTCAGTTCCAACGGGGGGGGTGCTAACATGCAATCCATTTGAAGTCGGAACGCGGATGATCCTAATCGATCTCGGAAAATCCTGTCTGAACTCGGAGAAACCTCACCGAACCCcaacaaaatctacttataatttacaaaattctacttaaagttccaaaatctgcttaaagttccaaaatctacttaagtTTCAAAATCTGCTTAAAAGTTCCTAGTAACTATTTttgcgacgtctgacacaaagCTAACAAaactgaactgtagatcagttaaaaagacttaaaaatcctgaaaacttaccttaatctccaacatttagcaaagcaaatgtctaaaatgtcatcatttaacaggagtctggtggatttagaGACGGCGATCGATCGTGAGTCCAATCACGAACATGTtcactggtatttcagttcagtgactgtcagacgtCAGAGTACCGACATTTGTGTCACACGATGTTAATCTGCGAGTCATTTGTTCCAAACGTTAatacaggagaaaaaaaacatttaggttTGTTCTGCTTCAGTGGAGAAATGCGATTTTCttgtaaatataaattaatttaaagccCATTTCTTCACCTGCATTCACCGTATTATGTGAAGTGTCTTATTATTGTTGTAGTTCCACATTTCTCCACTGAGGGGCAGCAAAGGACTGTCTttaaaaactgcacatttttacTGTGTCCTTCAAACACAAGATGGCTGCAGTGATTTCactcaaagtttaaaaaaataattacttgTTATTTTTCGAACTTAAGACGAAAATCTACATCCcaatttttaagtgtttttagttttttaattcacaaatgCTCTCGAGCTGCTTTAAACCATTTAAGAATTCACTTTTGTAAAAAGCTCAGAACAACTGGGACGTTTTgagatgaacacatttttagtcAGTTTATTTAATTGAACTGCTTTTAGGGGAATTATGGG
It contains:
- the foxk2b gene encoding forkhead box protein K2 yields the protein MAVVSGSSGPVARLEGREFEYMMKKRSVTIGRNSSQGSVDVSMGHSSFISRRHLEIFTASDDGTGSGDFYLRCLGKNGVFVDGVFLRRGAPPLQLPRMCTFRFPSTNIKITFTALSSGKKARRDAPESPVKPVQPQISPLTINIPDNIAHLMSPLPSPTGTISAANSCPSSPRGAGSSGYRMGGRMVSSAELQLLNDNSQPENDKDASGGDSPKDDSKPPYSYAQLIVQAITLATDKQLTLNGIYNHITKNYPYYRTADKGWQNSIRHNLSLNRYFIKVARSQEEPGKGSFWRIDPSSEGKLIEQAFRKRRPRGVPCFRTPHGPLSSRSAPASPNHSGVLSAHSSGVQTPDSLSREGSPVPLELDTSAAAPVPTTATAVVQPKLAVIQEARFAQNTSGSPVNSQPVLIAVQRQLPQTIKPVTYTMASPVSTSASQPAVQTVHVLQQIPSAVIAQPATIIKSEPQENGEHTEVKVKVETIPTITSIGGSSRIIQSSQSATPLQTVTIVQAPLGQHQLPIKAITQNGTHSITTALQGAVSSAPAAASPLHLLADHASASASLPTKRQNGDQQASEQPDAKRIKTDAGADSDSSAANDQGSLPN